Proteins found in one Candidatus Eremiobacteraceae bacterium genomic segment:
- the rfbF gene encoding glucose-1-phosphate cytidylyltransferase, translating into MKAVILAGGFGTRISEETQTRPKPMVEIGGKPVLWHIMKSYAFHGINDFIICCGYKGYLIKEYFANYALHQSDVTFDMRRRDVIIHQSSAEPWSVTLVDTGEETATGGRLRRVAGYLDGEDFCFTYGDGVSDVDIGALITFHRERGTLATVTAVHPPGRFGVLTMTRDKITAFAEKSEADAGWINGGYFVLSPKAIEYVASDDTAWEREPMERLARDGQLSAFTHTGFWQPLDTLRDRNLLNDLWKKGEAPWKKWP; encoded by the coding sequence GTGAAGGCGGTGATCCTGGCGGGGGGATTCGGGACTCGCATCAGCGAGGAGACGCAGACGCGCCCCAAGCCGATGGTGGAGATCGGCGGCAAGCCGGTGTTGTGGCACATCATGAAGAGCTATGCGTTCCACGGCATCAACGACTTCATCATCTGCTGCGGCTACAAAGGATACCTCATCAAGGAATATTTCGCCAACTACGCGCTGCACCAGTCCGATGTCACGTTCGACATGCGGCGGCGCGACGTCATCATCCATCAGAGCAGCGCAGAGCCCTGGTCGGTCACCCTCGTCGACACGGGTGAAGAGACGGCGACCGGCGGCCGGCTGCGCCGCGTGGCGGGCTATCTCGACGGCGAAGACTTCTGTTTCACCTACGGCGACGGCGTGAGCGACGTCGATATCGGCGCGCTCATCACATTTCATCGCGAGCGCGGCACGCTCGCGACGGTCACCGCGGTGCACCCGCCCGGCCGCTTCGGCGTCCTGACGATGACGCGCGACAAGATCACCGCGTTCGCCGAGAAGTCCGAAGCCGATGCGGGTTGGATCAACGGCGGCTACTTCGTTCTCTCGCCCAAGGCCATCGAGTACGTCGCAAGCGACGACACGGCGTGGGAGCGAGAGCCGATGGAGCGGCTCGCGCGCGACGGGCAGCTGTCCGCGTTCACCCACACCGGCTTCTGGCAGCCGCTCGACACGCTGCGCGACCGCAACCTGCTCAACGATCTATGGAAGAAGGGCGAGGCCCCGTGGAAGAAATG
- a CDS encoding shikimate dehydrogenase — MTARFAVIGDPVAHSLSPAMFDAAFVSAGIDATYAAIEVRADELPEFVERARRGAFAGFNVTTPLKDGVAELLDDLTDDAQAAGAVNAVRRDGDRLTGHNTDGAGLVRGLAELWGWKAKGASVLLLGSGPAARAIAIKLKEEGAVHVACWSRNDATALGIGAPPRRPADLVVSTLPPSAVVPDAVLEFVDPRSLVFDANYGAQRFPVPPGLGRARSCGLPMLLHQGALSFEWWLGTPAPLEAMRAALSR, encoded by the coding sequence TTGACGGCGCGTTTCGCCGTGATCGGCGATCCGGTCGCGCATTCGCTATCGCCGGCCATGTTCGACGCCGCGTTCGTCTCGGCCGGCATCGATGCGACCTACGCAGCGATCGAGGTGCGCGCCGACGAGCTGCCAGAATTCGTCGAGCGCGCACGCCGCGGGGCGTTCGCGGGATTCAACGTGACGACGCCGCTCAAGGATGGGGTGGCCGAGCTGCTCGATGATCTCACCGACGACGCGCAGGCGGCGGGCGCGGTGAACGCCGTGCGCCGCGACGGCGACAGGCTGACCGGCCACAACACCGACGGCGCGGGACTCGTGCGCGGCCTCGCGGAGCTTTGGGGATGGAAGGCCAAAGGCGCGAGCGTGCTGCTCTTGGGCAGCGGCCCGGCGGCGCGCGCGATCGCCATCAAATTGAAGGAAGAGGGCGCCGTGCACGTGGCGTGCTGGTCGCGCAACGATGCGACCGCGCTGGGCATCGGGGCGCCGCCGCGCCGGCCGGCCGATCTCGTGGTATCGACGCTGCCGCCGAGCGCGGTCGTGCCGGATGCGGTGCTCGAGTTCGTGGATCCACGCAGCCTCGTGTTCGATGCCAACTACGGCGCGCAGCGCTTCCCCGTGCCTCCCGGGCTCGGCAGAGCGCGCAGCTGCGGACTGCCGATGCTGCTGCACCAGGGCGCGCTGTCGTTCGAATGGTGGCTGGGAACGCCGGCGCCGCTGGAGGCGATGCGCGCGGCGCTTTCGCGATAG
- a CDS encoding class I SAM-dependent methyltransferase → MDIRHTRCPVCGSAVERAFLRRKGVPVHQNLLMDDAASARAVARGDLELAACDACGFVFNSAFDQAKMAYGERYENTQDCSPAFAAHMDKLALEIARDLPAGAAIVEIGCGKGSFLRALLRAAPGARGTGFDPSYVGPETDCDGRARFERRFFDEHAHVERVDAVVCRHVIEHIPEPVKLLDGLRRMPITRMYFETPCVNWILRNRVIWDVFYEHCSYFSPGSLTTAFERAGFTTTRVRHVFAGQYLWAEAGAARAPASAPASGRAGETPALARAFGGAYDGLVDDWQQRIAALGARGKIAAWGAGAKGVTLANVVDPARTLLECIIDLNPGKQGRFVPGTGHPIVSPQDAVARGVRTALLMNPNYRQENEALVRAAALPIELQA, encoded by the coding sequence ATGGACATACGGCACACGCGATGCCCCGTCTGCGGCAGCGCTGTCGAGCGCGCTTTTCTGCGCCGCAAAGGCGTGCCCGTCCACCAGAATCTGCTGATGGACGATGCGGCATCCGCGCGGGCTGTCGCACGGGGAGACCTGGAACTCGCGGCGTGCGATGCGTGCGGTTTCGTCTTCAACAGCGCGTTCGACCAGGCGAAGATGGCGTACGGCGAACGCTACGAGAACACGCAGGACTGCTCGCCCGCGTTTGCGGCGCACATGGACAAGCTCGCACTGGAGATCGCGCGCGATCTTCCCGCGGGCGCGGCGATCGTGGAGATCGGCTGCGGCAAGGGATCGTTCTTGCGCGCCCTGCTGCGCGCCGCGCCGGGTGCACGCGGGACCGGCTTCGACCCGAGCTACGTCGGACCGGAGACCGATTGCGACGGACGCGCGCGCTTCGAGCGGCGATTCTTCGACGAACATGCGCACGTCGAAAGGGTGGACGCGGTTGTCTGCAGGCACGTGATCGAGCACATCCCCGAACCGGTGAAGTTGCTGGATGGTTTGCGCCGCATGCCCATCACACGGATGTATTTCGAAACGCCGTGCGTGAACTGGATCCTGCGCAACCGTGTGATCTGGGATGTCTTCTACGAGCACTGCTCGTACTTCAGTCCCGGCTCGCTGACGACGGCCTTCGAACGGGCCGGCTTTACGACGACGCGGGTACGCCACGTGTTTGCCGGGCAGTATCTCTGGGCGGAAGCCGGAGCCGCGCGCGCACCTGCCTCGGCGCCGGCGAGCGGCCGCGCCGGAGAGACGCCCGCGCTGGCCCGCGCGTTCGGTGGCGCGTATGACGGACTGGTCGACGATTGGCAGCAGCGCATCGCCGCGCTCGGCGCGCGCGGGAAGATAGCCGCATGGGGCGCGGGCGCCAAAGGGGTCACGCTGGCCAACGTCGTCGACCCGGCGCGCACGCTGCTCGAATGCATCATCGATCTCAATCCCGGCAAGCAGGGACGGTTCGTACCCGGCACGGGCCATCCGATCGTGTCGCCGCAGGATGCGGTCGCCCGCGGCGTGCGCACGGCGCTGCTCATGAATCCGAACTACCGGCAGGAGAACGAGGCGTTGGTGCGCGCTGCGGCACTGCCGATCGAGCTTCAGGCGTGA
- a CDS encoding glycosyltransferase, which produces MPHILHEPHPDADIAIGIMAHNEEGNIGHLLDGVVRQSVDARIRRVIVMADGCTDRTCDIVTEHAAADQRIELVARSERHGKVDAINRFIKMVDQPLCIVTSADLAFHPSMVERLTAPFADPRIGVVGARAVPINTPETFVGFTINLMWTLHHDVSLIEPKMGEICAFRNVIDGLDPMTLNDESAVQHEIALRGYRAAYAPEALFQNCGPGNLRDFVEQRTRWIVANLSVQRDYNMSVPTMKSRHVLPATLKYLRRDWRRAHWFAGAALVELYARVRARAEFAAIGRRHGKFHVWKPIATTKTIAEKKL; this is translated from the coding sequence ATGCCGCACATCTTGCACGAGCCCCATCCGGATGCCGACATCGCCATCGGCATCATGGCGCACAACGAAGAGGGCAACATCGGCCATCTGCTCGACGGCGTGGTGCGGCAGAGCGTCGACGCGCGCATCCGCCGCGTGATCGTGATGGCCGACGGCTGCACCGACCGCACATGCGACATCGTGACCGAACACGCCGCCGCCGACCAGCGCATCGAACTTGTCGCACGGTCCGAGCGCCATGGCAAGGTCGATGCGATCAATCGCTTCATCAAGATGGTGGATCAGCCGCTCTGCATCGTCACCAGCGCGGATCTGGCGTTTCATCCGTCGATGGTCGAACGGCTTACGGCCCCGTTCGCCGATCCGCGCATCGGCGTCGTCGGGGCACGAGCGGTGCCCATCAACACCCCCGAGACGTTCGTCGGCTTTACCATCAATCTGATGTGGACGCTGCATCACGACGTGTCGCTCATCGAGCCGAAGATGGGCGAGATCTGCGCGTTCCGCAATGTCATCGACGGCCTCGACCCGATGACGTTGAACGACGAATCGGCCGTTCAACACGAGATCGCACTGCGCGGCTACCGCGCGGCGTACGCGCCCGAGGCGCTCTTCCAGAACTGCGGACCCGGCAATCTGCGAGACTTCGTCGAGCAGCGCACGCGCTGGATCGTCGCCAATCTTTCGGTCCAACGCGATTACAACATGTCCGTTCCGACGATGAAGTCGCGACACGTTCTGCCGGCGACGCTCAAGTACTTACGCCGCGATTGGCGCCGCGCGCACTGGTTCGCCGGGGCCGCGCTCGTCGAGCTGTATGCGCGCGTCCGCGCGCGCGCGGAGTTTGCGGCTATCGGCCGGCGCCATGGCAAGTTCCACGTGTGGAAACCGATCGCGACCACCAAGACGATCGCCGAGAAGAAGTTGTAG
- a CDS encoding NAD(P)-dependent oxidoreductase — MNTLAITGPTSFVGRHVLSALADEPYDVLAVCRHPDATLAPHARWLALDLLDDDAVGALFAAEKPAHLLHLAWCAGSPHYRTDPANLAWARTSGVIGDAFFAHGGRRAVLAGTSAEHQAAGARSLYAESKAQAAQAMSAHARSRERRFAWGRIFVPYGPFDAAFRLVPSLIDALLGGRVARCSPGTQVRDFVHVADVANAFVRLLESERDGPVDIGTGRGVSVHGAAQEIGRQIGRPDLLRFDGPEPTGSEPRVLVAQPAELQALGWRARHIETGFAETIAWHRTRTPE; from the coding sequence GTGAACACGCTCGCGATCACCGGACCCACGTCGTTCGTCGGCCGCCACGTGCTGAGCGCGCTCGCCGACGAGCCTTACGACGTCCTCGCGGTGTGCAGGCATCCGGACGCGACGCTTGCTCCGCACGCGCGCTGGCTGGCGCTCGACCTGCTGGACGACGATGCGGTCGGTGCGCTCTTCGCGGCGGAGAAACCCGCGCATCTGTTGCATCTCGCGTGGTGCGCAGGCAGCCCGCACTATCGGACCGATCCGGCGAACCTGGCATGGGCGCGCACAAGCGGCGTCATCGGGGACGCGTTCTTCGCGCACGGCGGGCGGCGGGCGGTTTTGGCCGGAACCTCGGCCGAGCACCAGGCCGCCGGTGCGCGTTCGTTGTATGCGGAGAGCAAGGCGCAGGCGGCGCAGGCGATGAGCGCACACGCTCGCTCGCGAGAGCGCCGCTTCGCGTGGGGGAGGATTTTCGTGCCCTACGGTCCCTTCGATGCGGCTTTTCGACTCGTGCCGTCCCTCATCGATGCGTTGCTCGGCGGGCGCGTGGCGCGTTGCTCGCCGGGGACGCAGGTGCGCGACTTCGTCCACGTGGCTGACGTCGCGAACGCCTTCGTCCGATTGCTCGAGAGCGAACGCGACGGACCGGTCGACATCGGCACCGGTCGCGGCGTGAGCGTGCACGGCGCGGCGCAGGAGATCGGCCGGCAGATCGGGCGCCCCGATCTATTGCGATTCGACGGTCCTGAGCCGACCGGGTCGGAGCCGCGCGTCCTCGTCGCGCAGCCCGCCGAGCTGCAAGCGCTCGGATGGCGAGCGCGCCATATCGAGACAGGATTCGCCGAGACGATCGCCTGGCACCGAACGAGGACGCCTGAGTGA